AACCTGATAGTCCGTAGGTCCGTGGATCGAGCCATACAGTCCGAAACCCACCACTGATATTCTTCTATTTACATTAAATCTACAGGAGATGGAAATTACAAGATACCTTTAGAAACCTCAAACGAACGAACACAGCCTTTAATAATACACATGCAGTAGAAACTCCACCAATGGGAGACGAACACAGCCTTTAATAATACACATGCAGTAGAAACTCCACCAATGGGAGACGAACACTGCCTTTATTAATACACATGCAGTAGAAACTCCACCAATGGGAGACAAACACTGCCTTTAATAATACACATGCAGTAGAAACTCCACCAATGGGAGACGAACACTGCCTTTATTAATACACATGCAGTAGAAACTCCACCAATGGGAGACGAACACAGCCTTTAATAATACACATGCAGTAGAAACTCCACCAATGGGAGACGAACACTGCCTTTATTAATACACATGCAGTAGAAACTCCATCAATGGGAGACGAACACTGCCTTTATTAATACACATGCAGTAGAAACTCCACCAATGGGAGACGAACACTGCCTTTATTAAAACACATGCAATCGTCTCTGCCAATGGGAGTGTGGTGAAGAGGTATGAGGCTGGAGAAAGACCATCGCTCAAATTCAACTGGTTGACTCCTTTAACAGCACACATTGCAatagaagaacaaccatctcaaACTATTTTGGGGGTGTTGAGTTGCATTGAAATGTTCCACCACTGTAAAAAACAGTGATGTGGCAGGTTTTTTATGGCTCTGCCAGAAGCAACCCCCCTCCAAAAATATGTTGAACCGActtattattttgacattttgtcatttattagacactcttatccagagtaatcaggtttaagtgccttgctcaagggcacattgacagaacCTTGTCGGCTTTGTTTTTCAAAACAGCAACCTTTCTtactgtcccaacactctaaccactagtctacctgctggttactggcccaacaatctaaccactagactacctgctggttactggtccaacaatctaaccactagactaactgctggttactggcccaacactctaaccactaggctacctgctggttactggcccaacaatctaaccactagactacctgctggttactggcccaacactctaaccactagactacctgctggttactggcccaacgctctaaccactagactacctgctggttactggcccaacactctaaccactaggctacctgctggttacaggtccaacgctctaaccactagcctacctgctggttaccggcccaacaatctaaccactaggctacctgctggttactggaccaacgctctaaccactaggccacctgctggttactgtcccaacgctctaaccactaggctacctgctggttactggtccaacgccctaaccactaggccacctgctggttactggcccaagaatctaaccactaggctacctgctggttactggtccaacgccctaaccactaggctacctgctggttactggtccaacgctctaaccactaggctacctgctggttactggcccaacactctaaccactagactacatgctggttactggtccaacaatctaaccactaggctacctgctggttactggcccaacgttctaaccactaggctacctgctggttactggcccaacgttctaaccactagactacatgctggttactggcccaatgctctaaccactagactacattctggttactggcccaacgctctaaccactaggccacctgctggttactggcccaacactctaaacactaggctacctgctggttactggcccaacaatctaaccactaggctacctgctggttactggaccaacgctctaaccactaggccacctgctggttactgtcccaacgctctaaccactaggctacctgctggttactggtccaacgccctaaccactaggccacctgctggttactggcccaagaatctaaccactaggctacctgctggttactggtccaacgccctaaccactaggctacctgctggttactggtccaacgctctaaccactaggctacctgctggttactggcccaacactctaaccactagactacatgctggttactggtccaacaatctaaccactaagctacctgctggttactggcccaacgttctaaccactaggctacctgctggttactggcccaacgttctaaccactagactacatgctggttactggcccaatgctctaaccactagactacattctggttactggcccaacgctctaaccactaggccacctgctggttactggcccaacactctaaacactaggctacctgctggttactggcccaacactctaaacactaggctacctgctggttactggcccaacgctctaaccactaggctacctgctggttactggtccaacactctaaccactaggccacctgccgctCATAAGTGTTTCTCTCCACCGAGGTCTGTAGAAAAAGGCTTATAGGTTATTGAAGGACAAACCAGTGTTGTACTGAGGCTGCATTTGACACACCATCATCTGAATTAGAATGAATAGTTTATCTTTTTCCGTCTGAATAATTTGCATGTCCAAAAAACAAATACGAGCAAAACAAAAGTCATTTCTGTGCAAGGGCTTTTAGTCATTGTAATTGTATAGTGAGGGGCCGGTAGGACATTGTCACAGTGTAGACAAGCAGGTACACAGTCTCACCTGATCCTGTCACTGGTGCCACTGTATCCCCAGCGACTTTCAACCTGCTGGAACCTACTAATGCTGCCCTCCTTTCCTCGGAGGCAGCAGCGGGGCCTGTCAATGTAGTCTACCCGCGGCTTGGGGTTTACTGTAAAGTGTAAAAACAGATTTACCACCTCCCGATCGAACAATATTCCAGACTGGGCAGGCCCTGTTGCACAAGAAAGAATATCAAACTGGTTTCAGACTGGGCAGGCCCTGTTGCACAAGAAAGAATATCAAACTGGTTTCAGACTGGGCAGGCCCTGTTGCACAATAATTAATATCAAACTGGTTTCTAGGGCTGGGTTCATTGgacagcagaaacacaaacacatttaTAAAATGATTATACACCGTTATGTTCAAAATGAATTCTAGGTTACAAGTATGTTCAAGTATTTACATTTTACAAAACTGAGCTTGATGAAAAGCAGTGCTTACTCGTATTAAAAAGTAATAACATTTAGGATATGTTTAATCTGACAAAGCAGAGTTCTAACTTATTTAGCATTTTAAACTACAACtttagatagtgtgtgtgtttgtctttctgtttatgtgcttctgtctctgtgtgtatgtctcagACAGAGAGATGCCCACCCGCAGCAAACTCCTCAACAGTCATGAGTGGGAAGCGGATGAGGGTTAGGGCCTTGCCCAGAACCTTCTGTTTGTTCTCAGAGGTGAGGGGAAGCTGTTGCCTGTAACACTCGGCATCCGCCCAGCGCACCACCGCACCAAATAGACGGTTTTCGCGAATCCCCAGGGTGTCTCTCTCCAGCACTGCACACAGCGTATCTAAAAACACAGGCTCAGTGTTAGGTCTAGTCTACACAGTATGACAAAAAGGGAAGGGGTTAGGGTATGATAGTTAGGTTAGGGTCAAAGGTTAAACTCAATTGCCTCCAGAACGCACCCAGAAACCAACACACACTTAAAGCAGTCAATTTCTTCCACTACCTCTATGATgggaatcctaataaaatactgaTGGATTCTATTAAAATGTAACATGTTTCAAGTTAAACTGTAGTTAGTTTGTATCCTGTTTAGTGAAAGATTACTGTGAGTATTAATGGAGTTTAGGCCATGAAACTGTGTGTACGCTCATTTAGAAACCATGACCTAATGATCAGAACAGAAGATGGACGGGGTGTGATTCTGACATCTGGCTAAACAaagaggaccatggacattccaTGGAGCCAGAGGGAAACTCATTGGGGTCATAAAATGTATAGCTGGGGAGGTGACACCTACAAGGGAAGAATATAAAATGTGTTGTGAGCTTTCTAATTGTAAACACTCAGCTGACTGTATCCTTGGTATTAAACACATGACACTTCTATTGAGCTTTTGGTCTCAATTCCTTATTGCAAAGAGGTTGCAATAGCATTttcctttttaacaacactataaGTCTATTGGCGGTTCCACTGTATATCATTGGGATATGTTCCTGTATATCATCCACTGTATATCATTGGGATATGTTCCTGTATATCATCCACTGTATATCATTGGGATATGTTCCTGTATATCATCCACTGTATATCATTGGGATATGTTCCTGTATATCATCCACTGTATATCATTGGGATATGTTCCTGTATATCATCCACTGTATATCATTGGGATATGTTCCTGTATATCATCCACTGTATATCATTGGGATATGTTCCTGTATATCATCCACTGTATATCATTGGGATATGTTCCTGTATATCATCCACTGTATATCATTGGGATATGTTCCTGTATATCATCCACTGTATATCATTGGGATATGTTCCTGTATATCATCCACTGTATATCATTGGGATATGTTCCTGTATATCATCCACTGTATATCATTGGGATATGTTCCTGTATATCATCCACTGTATATCATTGGGATATGTTCCTGTATATCATCCACTGTATATCATTGGGATATGTTCCTGTATATCATCCACTGTATATCATTGGGATATGTTCCTGTGTGAATAATAGGCCATACTGATGCATACCTAGGTCAATGTCAGTGAATCCTTCTGCGTTTATGGCATCACCGGTGCTTTTGTCTATTGTTTCCAAACAGAGGCTGGCAAGCTGAGGCTCATCGAATAGTCTGGCCTGCAGAAAGAATGAGCACGGTCCAAGATGACACATCAGCATGAGACACATGGGGAAGTTGTCTGTTCAAGTACCGCCCCACCAATTTGCACTTGATTTGATAAAGGCATAACGTAATATACAACATTCTAGGATCAAACTTGCTCGCTCAACAGAACAAAAACAGGAAACGAGAACACTTGAATATACCTTACATTTTTGAAGATGTTTTGTTTTGGAAGCACATTGGCCTACGCAAATACTTTGGACAGTGGACATGGACAGTGTGGGATGTGACCTGTGTTTAAGCTAGTTTATTCTGTAGTACTACCCAAGTCATCTAGGCCTGTGTATTATCTTCagtcatggcttagtttttggaGTTTTGATTACCCTGTTCTGAATTGTTACCCAAGAGGAATTGGCAGAGATGCCATCTTGGCTATTCTTTCTAAGTGATGAACTACAGTAGTCTATTCTATTTAGTGAAGAGCTGGCATATTCTTTAGTACCCACATGAGGGTTTTATGTAATATAGTTAATGATACCAGTTCTATATACTACCTGAGTGAGTAGCAGTATTATGTAGAATAGTTTATGCAATAGGAGTTATATTAGCAGCCCTATATACCTGAGTGAGTAGCATGAATGCATTGTCTGCCCTGAGGTGTTTGGTAAGGAACTCCACACACTGAGTCTCTAGAGCAGGAACGGCATATTTCTTCGCCGTGTACAGAGTGGTCATCACCGTCTCTGGTCCTATGTGGACCTCGTCAGAGTACAggaacctacacacacacacacacacacacacacagtaagtggTCAAAGAAGGTGGGATGTACAGGCTTCCAGAACACCAGAATGTTTGACTTCTAAAACAAAAGCTTGACATTGCATATAGAAGAGAAAAACGTTTCATTTTTTAAAAGAGGTAGTTAGGCATAGTAATCAGGAATAGCTCAGGCAGGAGCCTCGTTTGATATCACTTTCATCAactcacatcaaatcaaattgtattggtaacATACACgtaattagcagatgttattgcaggtgtctCAAAATGCTTGAGcttccagctccaacagtgcagtaatatctaacaaattacacaacatatacataaaacacacaccATTCTAAGCAGGAATCAATTAAGACTATGTACATATGGACGAGTGATGACAGAGCagaacggactaagatacagtagaatagtatagaatacagtatatacatatggatgagcaatgtcagagcggcatgtactaagatacagtagaatagtattgaatacagtatatacatatgagatgagtaagccagatatgtaaacattattaagtgactaagatacagtagaatagtatagaatacagtatatacacatatgagatgattaagccagatatgtaaacattattaagtgactaaaatacagtagaatagtatagaatacagtatatacatatgagatgagtaagccagatatgtaaacattattaagtgactaagatacagtagaatagtatagaatacagtatatacatatgagatgagtaatgaaagatatgtaaacattattaagtgactaagatacagtagaatagtatagaatacagtatatacatatgagatgagtaatgaaagatatgtaaacattattaaagtgactagtgttccattccttaaagtggccagtgattacTAGTCTATACCTATAGGCAGCAGTCTCTAATGTGTTAATAATACATGAATATTATCATACAGACAATGCAATGTCAGCACTCATAACATAAGGGGAACAATTTAACTAACGTACTGGGGTAACAAACACCTCTCTATAAATATATTATATCGCAATGCAGTGCATGGTCggtcaatagatgttaccttagCAAGGCTAGGAAGGCTGCAggttccacatcaggtaactctATCTCGGCTGAGGTGGTGGCCATTCCCCCGTTGAACATGGCGTCAAATACTGCACTACCAGCAGCTAGGACGAATTTATGCGCTGGTATCCTCTGCGCCTGTCTACCTTTACCGACAATAAACCTAACGTCACTGAGCAGTTCGTTATTGAAGAGAA
The genomic region above belongs to Oncorhynchus mykiss isolate Arlee chromosome 6, USDA_OmykA_1.1, whole genome shotgun sequence and contains:
- the LOC110526698 gene encoding BTB/POZ domain-containing protein 1 isoform X1; translation: MATGGGGIGPPSNLEGRASNFAHSGAGRNAGVASNMPVPVVAAPISPPSGGLHREPMYNWQATKSSVKERFAFLFNNELLSDVRFIVGKGRQAQRIPAHKFVLAAGSAVFDAMFNGGMATTSAEIELPDVEPAAFLALLRFLYSDEVHIGPETVMTTLYTAKKYAVPALETQCVEFLTKHLRADNAFMLLTQARLFDEPQLASLCLETIDKSTGDAINAEGFTDIDLDTLCAVLERDTLGIRENRLFGAVVRWADAECYRQQLPLTSENKQKVLGKALTLIRFPLMTVEEFAAGPAQSGILFDREVVNLFLHFTVNPKPRVDYIDRPRCCLRGKEGSISRFQQVESRWGYSGTSDRIRFNVNRRISVVGFGLYGSIHGPTDYQVNIQIIESDKSLTLATNDTGFSCDGTANTFRVMFKEPVEILPNVSYTACATLKGPDSHYGTKGLKKVSQESATGTKTTFFFFSSPGNNNGTSVEDGQIPEIIYYT
- the LOC110526698 gene encoding BTB/POZ domain-containing protein 1 isoform X2 — encoded protein: MATGGGGIGPPSNLEGRASNFAHSGAGRNAGVASNMPVPVVAAPISPPSGGLHREPMYNWQATKSSVKERFAFLFNNELLSDVRFIVGKGRQAQRIPAHKFVLAAGSAVFDAMFNGGMATTSAEIELPDVEPAAFLALLRFLYSDEVHIGPETVMTTLYTAKKYAVPALETQCVEFLTKHLRADNAFMLLTQARLFDEPQLASLCLETIDKSTGDAINAEGFTDIDLDTLCAVLERDTLGIRENRLFGAVVRWADAECYRQQLPLTSENKQKVLGKALTLIRFPLMTVEEFAAVNPKPRVDYIDRPRCCLRGKEGSISRFQQVESRWGYSGTSDRIRFNVNRRISVVGFGLYGSIHGPTDYQVNIQIIESDKSLTLATNDTGFSCDGTANTFRVMFKEPVEILPNVSYTACATLKGPDSHYGTKGLKKVSQESATGTKTTFFFFSSPGNNNGTSVEDGQIPEIIYYT